atattagttcgatgcactccttcaccatataaactgtaaatgtgcaaaatttcattcgactacgtttccccatttttcgtcaaaagggatacaaagtttttggctcatgtattaatatatagattcacTTAACGATGtctaaaatgattttattaatgGTGGTTGCAAATTCACACAATAGGTGCCatctataaagttaatatacctagcggaatatattaaCATTATGGTGCCATCACAATACACAGATTCACAAaaacgaaatatttttaaattttcaccaTTGAAATCAATAAAATCGATAGTAAGTAACATTAATGTAGTACTAAACACGTTAAGTAAATACTTAAACCAACTTGGTCGTGCGGCAGACGGCCTGTGGCGGAGGCGAGCGCGCGCAGGAGGGCGGCGCCTGTGTGTAGTGGCAGCTGCAGGTCATCGGCGAGCGCGGCTGCACGAAGCAGCGTCGGCACGTGCGCCGCTGCGTGCTCGCGACAAGACTTGCAGATGTGCtgcaatattttattcttaatcatcatatatatttatttatttagacatTTTTTAATGGAAAAGTGTTAATACTGTAAAAAAAGGATgctttttcatattatgtcatatatattttgataacttatcaaaataaaattatcaaccTGTAATGCTGTAGCAGCTGAGTGCGCCATATTTTTGTCATTAAGAGAGCGAATAAGCAGTTGCAGGCAGGGTTCTAGGCACTCCGGATGTTTCTCTATCCACTCACAGAGCTCCCCTAGCAGCTGAATACAAGTCTTTCTGACTGCCGGATGGGAGTCTTCTGGCATGGAGAGGATGGCTTCTATAACTTTTGGTACATACTCATATTCATCCCTGCAATGTacaataatagtaaaattaaaaataattaagcaaTGGATCTCATCTGCAAAGCATGTTTTgcaagtattatatttttgtatggtttGTGTGTTACTAATAATTACTATAGATGCTTTTAGATCTTGGAATACTTACGGTACTATATTTTTGGCAACAGTCCTCATTATAAATAGAGCAGCCTCGGTCTGTTCCCAAGGCATGTTGCCCTGAAGGCTAGCAAACATTTGTTGAAATACGGAACTTGAACCTACTATAAACACTACATCTTTTATAAGTTGCATCACTTTCGACCTGAaatcctaaaaataaaacaatttaacaaattaaagGGATAAAGCAAGCATGAAATCAATGCCAatctaagaataataaatacaaCAGAAGAGTCACTGACAACAATGGTTCCTTAAAATGCATATGTAAGTTGGCAATTCATGGATCTTTCGAACTTTTACTTGGTAGACAAACTCGGGTCAGTTATACAATTTTTGTTGCACTAGTTACAATAATTCGCATAGAGCTGAAAATTGGTAAAGAGCTGACTTGCGCGCGGTAGATGAAGTACGCTCTATATTATACGCAGCCTACAGGACCTACCCTGCGGTAGTTTTCTTTTGAGTCGCCTTAGTGGCTCGTCATTGCTCATTAGGTCTTTGGCATATACATTCGgatgatttaaaattttcgagttgtacgtttttatttaatttttttttttatctttaacaTATAAGTACTCAGATAGactaagtaactaaaatatactgtaCATAGATATGATTTTCCCAAACTTTATGCTCTCTATTTCTAAGGTATGGTAAGTCGTACAAAAAAAGTGCtatgatattttttgtagaaaattCCATGATCTACAATCTTGTGCTAcctatttttatgataaaattaaaatgtacctTTTGAGAAAAAAAAGGGGAAAACATTTTCGTACATTTgatattgaataaaatttttagcagaAGGAGGATCGCTGGGGACTTTtaggttttatttataatgatatttatcatctctaaaaaatattttcagctCTATATGAATAATTCCGGGGTtgaatgtttaattttctaGGGCTATCTATGCTCCCAAATTCcaatatacttacaaaaaattcaTCACTATCATCAGGCAAGTTTGCATGGTCTGGTTCACACTGACAATGTCTTGCAAGAGCTTCAATTAAACGTTTAATATGCGGCTTAAAGGAGTCAGTTAGAGGTTGATAATCTCGTTCATACACTTCTTCAGATAGTCGATACCATAAGTTAAAGGTGATTTCTGCTacctgtaataataattattgtcttaatAACACAGttagaaaaatcggccaagtgcgagtcggcctAGCGCGCgaaccattatagagcaaaatcaggccaaaagttgtgctttttgtatgggagcttaattttttattttattttaatattattattaagtattaaagtacacatataactaaggactttgagtaAAAATctagtacctacctgttgccattattgatatagagcaaaaaaagccaaaaaaaatcaagtttgttgtatgggagccccccttaaatattaattttattttgttacagcctggagacagacagacagacagacagacggacagacaacgaagtagttaatggaatcaggcgttactttgcggaaatccatagtttagtttgttattatttttagcaatattccgcgaaaacaacttccacctttaagtaaatgagtgagtgtacgcataggcatgcgtacagcacctccctgctcccacactgcctatgcgtacactcgcatgcaagaacttgcaaacaccaccaccacacaagcaataatgttggcaaatccgtgcaaggcccctcaccaccatgcaggttgaaaacctcgacgcgcgtttcgccccaacaccggagcatcctcaggatgtggactctacgaacaacgtccgttaagtgccgccaccggccaaaacaccgccttttatacactatcgagccccgctactatccccactacccccactactctcactagtacccccgaacatattaataagcggtgacgtagtcaagcaagtttggtcattcaacaatgcaaatctgttatttttcttttcttttatgatctctaattgttccaacacgctcagccgaaagtctttatcgcatttatgtaaaactttataggaatggccatcgggcacatctaaaagatgttttatacgtgggagagccatgcttcggcacgaatgggccggctcgaccggagaaataccacgttctcacagaaaaccggcgtgaaacagcgcttgcgctgtgtttcgccgagtgagtgagtttaccggaggcccaatcccctattccctaccctaccctattcccttcccttccctacccatccctacccttccctattccctcttaaaaggctggcaacgcacctgcagctcttctgatgctgcgagtgtccaagggcgacggaagttgctttccatcaggtgacccgtttgctcgtttgccccccttatctcataaaaaaaaaaagcaaaatgtgacttatcaggaggaccatttctataagccgcgatatgttctttataccgagtctcgaagctgcgtccagtttgacccacgtatacactatcgcattcaggacaatcgatcttatagacactggattgatattttttttatcaatccggtctttattatgacacaaatgatgtcacattttgctaaacatcttttagatagtaatcatactgtgcccgatggccattcctataaagttttacataaatgcgataaaggcttttGGCTGAGCatgttggaacaattagagatcataaaagaaaagaaaaataacagatttgcattgttgaatgacaggttgaaaacctcgacggttttcaacctgcagggtggtgaggggccttgcacggatttgccaacattattgcttgtgtggtggttgtgtttgcaagttcttgcatgcgagtgtacgcataggcagtgtgggaggagggaggtgctgtacgcatgcctatgcgtacactcactcatttacttaaaggtggaagttgttttcgcggaatattgctaaaaataataacaaactaaatttagacAACGAAGtcctagtaatagggtcccgtttttacactttggatacggaaccctaaaaacgagttCCCCCAGTTTAGTCTTTAAGAAAATATTAgttctgaaattaaaaaaacaacagtGTGTGACATTACAAAATGTTAAGTAAAAAagctattatatttataaacttaCTTCATAATCATGATGACCAACACAAACTAATGCTAATTCTAGGGATCTCAACCCATAATGTTTCTCCCCATTCATTGTACTGAGAATAATCTTTTCCAAGAGTGATTCAGCCATTTCAGTAAATACTCTAGCATAATttgctgctttctcctcttctTCATGTGCAACTGCCATATGATAGCTCTCTTCTAATGATGACACACTATCAAATAACAGCTTCTGAACATCATCACACTTATCTGCAGCTAAGCAATTCAGTATTGAGCACACACAGTCAGACGCAGCTTCATGTAAAAGATTGATAGAATTGTAATCCTTCAGAACTTGTAAACTGAAGCCTATCACTGCATTATTAGGTACCTCCTGTGTGCTCATAGCTTTTACTTGAATCCAAGATGTCATACATTTAATAACCTTCAGAGCTACATGTGTATTTGTATTGTTTAAACATTCCTTTAGAAACATTGTTACAATTTGAGAGTTAGCCCTTAACTCCATTTTTATTTGTTCACGACGATTCTCCCCAAGCTTAAGATTAGAGGAGTCGATTTCTTGAGGAAAAACTGTTAGCACTTCCAACAAAGCGAAGTCATTTTTGTTTGCAAACAGTTTTATCATATCACTAACACAATTTTGCCATGATATCATTTGTAATACTAGGTCTGCAAAGGCCAGTGCAAGCTGTGTCAATATCGCTGATGTAGTATCAGGGGAAGTGTTCTCCAAATGCCCAACTAAGGTGTCTCGGAGAGAAATAAGTGATTCCTCAGGCAACTCTGAAA
This genomic window from Aricia agestis chromosome 2, ilAriAges1.1, whole genome shotgun sequence contains:
- the LOC121739366 gene encoding transportin-3, which codes for MEAPSMETIYQAISALYDNPNREEKEKASVWLGDVQKSIHSWKVADELLRQKKDVQSCYFGAQTMRSKVQHSLSELPEESLISLRDTLVGHLENTSPDTTSAILTQLALAFADLVLQMISWQNCVSDMIKLFANKNDFALLEVLTVFPQEIDSSNLKLGENRREQIKMELRANSQIVTMFLKECLNNTNTHVALKVIKCMTSWIQVKAMSTQEVPNNAVIGFSLQVLKDYNSINLLHEAASDCVCSILNCLAADKCDDVQKLLFDSVSSLEESYHMAVAHEEEEKAANYARVFTEMAESLLEKIILSTMNGEKHYGLRSLELALVCVGHHDYEVAEITFNLWYRLSEEVYERDYQPLTDSFKPHIKRLIEALARHCQCEPDHANLPDDSDEFFDFRSKVMQLIKDVVFIVGSSSVFQQMFASLQGNMPWEQTEAALFIMRTVAKNIVPDEYEYVPKVIEAILSMPEDSHPAVRKTCIQLLGELCEWIEKHPECLEPCLQLLIRSLNDKNMAHSAATALQHICKSCREHAAAHVPTLLRAAALADDLQLPLHTGAALLRALASATGRLPHDQLALAMQEAVAQQLGGLRTLLASGAELRKGTRSDPVLYLDRLAALFRDVDVPPHTVDAAHPCMPAFEDVWPVVNQIMLKYVKDGRVIERACRCVRFSVRACGQWAAAALPALATALASLYAMQQHSCVLYLAAVLADALAGPATAPALAQLLRALLPPALTSLSQPQGVVNNPDTVDDLFRLCIRYLQRIPLEFLRSGALEAVMQCALLACSLDHQEANSSVMRFLNDLVCAARSSRTDQEVQRLVNETIDTYGEQLMHALLEAAVLHLHAYMLDDVAEVVVELVRLQRARGVDWLGSALRRLPRALPAATEQQCCHFHQLVLRTEAYKDVYRLLCDFAKLYR